In a genomic window of Panthera tigris isolate Pti1 chromosome D4, P.tigris_Pti1_mat1.1, whole genome shotgun sequence:
- the LOC102959627 gene encoding olfactory receptor 13C2, whose product MYVVILLGNGTLILISIWDPHLHTPMYFFLGNLSFLDICYTTTSIPSTLVSFLSERKTISFSGCAIQMFLGLAMGTTECVLLGMMAFDRYVAICNPLRYPVIMSKDSYVPMAAGSWIIGVINSAVQTAFVVQLPFCGNNVINHFSCEILAIMKLACADISGNEFIMLVATTLFILTPLLLIIISYTLIIVSILKIRSSEGRSKVFSTCSAHLTVVIIFYGTILFMYMKPKSKDTLNSEDLDATDKLISLFYGVITPMINPLIYSLRNKDVKEAVKHLLRRNVFNK is encoded by the coding sequence ATGTATGTTGTCATCCTTCTGGGCAATGGCACCCTTATTTTAATCAGCATCTGGGACCCCCACCTTCACACCCCTATGTACTTCTTCCTGGGGAACCTCTCCTTCTTGGACATCTGCTACACCACTACCTCCATTCCCTCCACACTGGTGAGCTTCCTCTCAGAAAGAAAGACCATATCCTTCTCTGGCTGTGCAATACAGATGTTCCTCGGCTTGGCCATGGGGACAACAGAGTGTGTGCTCCTGGGCATGATGGCCTTTGACCGGTATGTGGCTATCTGCAACCCTCTAAGATATCCTGTCATCATGAGCAAGGATTCCTATGTGCCCATGGCAGCTGGGTCCTGGATCATAGGAGTCATCAACTCTGCAGTACAAACCGCATTTGTAGTACAATTGCCTTTCTGTGGGAATAACGTCATCAATCATTTCTCCTGTGAAATTCTGGCTATCATGAAACTggcctgtgctgacatctcaggcAACGAGTTCATCATGCTCGTGGCCACAACACTGTTTATATTGACACCACTGTTATTAATCATTATCTCTTACACATTAATCATTGTCAGCATCCTCAAAATTCGCTCTTCTGAGGGGAGAAGCAAAGTTTTCTCCACGTGCTCAGCCCATCTGACTGTGGTGATAATATTCTATGGAACCATTCTCTTCATGTACATGAAGCCCAAGTCTAAAGACACACTTAATTCAGAGGACTTGGATGCTACTGACAAACTTATATCCTTGTTTTATGGGGTTATTACTCCTATGATTAATCCTTTAATCTACAGTCTTAGGAACAAAGATGTTAAGGAGG